One Micromonospora craniellae genomic region harbors:
- a CDS encoding helicase HerA domain-containing protein — protein MREAEHAALAALRFNWAPVPDDVWRPLPFHVDGLHEPVLGEVLAAVAEAGTGTGGSPLGLVVRGQRGSGKTHLLGWVRQQVQDQGGYFFLVSLLDAGTFWDSVRDAMTDGLARPVPGTQETQLKLLLRRLSTLVGAPRAARRAVMGETELTRAVLDAFLNGLGAFDRHVARTCQETARALALNASEDINQRDVAENYFSCGEEVVPGERAAWGMRRAPRTAQQIVQDLSWLLALTGPSVVAIDQVDTLIAQLAIQSDPTVVGAAAMSPEQTLMLARMADGLMSLRQTTRRTLTVLACIPNSWTIIRSTAADTVADRFRETPPLRRIDDADLARAIIEKRFTLRYREVGFEPPYPSWPVSPRAFVEAGTFTPRQLLIEIDRHIRACLADDEVREMVSLGEPPVAEPRAPRPAPVTASPGEMDHYDARFAELRAAADIAAPLARSSEDEAMPPLLAAGLTAWILERGDAGEAFSVDPPPSTDPPLHARLRLTLDERTEDQVHWCFRAISDEHHGNAALARLRKACVSAALTNGLPKRKLFLLRNREWSTSAGTRKATIAFTEAGGQTIGIDDEDLRTLSALQVMLGEATMELQGWLADRRPTRDLKFLQHALADVDNWTTDGSDGAPTSPPADSAQPVDGAPPADSAQRAVAGSSGEPAFTIGYGYDDDRPAPLALEALRKHTTIFAGSGSGKTVLIRRIVEECALQGVSAIVLDPNNDLARLGEGWPTPPTQWRPGDEAKAQDYLAHTDVVVWTPRRTSGRPLSFQPLPDFTSVRDDPDEFGEAVEAAVASLAPRALVTGRATKAHLGLAVLRKAVEHYGRRGGSRLKGLIDTLADLPDGLIDLDDADKIGLSLAQTLTAAMVNDPLFGGEGTPMDPGVLLTPAPGKRARISVISLVGLPSDDVRQSFVNQLQMALFAWIKRNPAGDRPLLGLLIMDEAQTFAPSGGMTACTQSTLALVAQARKYGLGLVFATQAPKGLHNRIPGNAATQLYGLMNSPIQIDAAREMARAKGGDVPDISRLTVGEFYLAAEGAAPRKIRTPLALSHHPRSPLTVEEVLTRARGTDRTEFPDFGTQIDARCR, from the coding sequence ATGCGCGAGGCGGAGCACGCCGCGCTGGCGGCACTGCGGTTCAACTGGGCACCGGTTCCCGACGACGTGTGGCGACCGCTGCCCTTCCACGTCGACGGACTGCACGAACCGGTCCTCGGGGAGGTGCTCGCCGCAGTGGCCGAGGCCGGCACCGGCACCGGCGGCAGTCCGCTCGGCCTGGTCGTGCGGGGCCAGCGCGGGTCCGGCAAGACCCACCTGCTCGGTTGGGTACGCCAGCAGGTGCAGGACCAGGGCGGCTACTTCTTCCTGGTCAGCCTGCTGGACGCCGGTACGTTCTGGGACAGCGTGCGGGACGCTATGACGGACGGTCTCGCCCGACCGGTGCCCGGCACTCAGGAGACCCAGCTCAAGCTGCTGCTGCGCCGGCTCTCGACGCTTGTGGGCGCACCTCGTGCGGCCCGCCGAGCCGTGATGGGCGAGACCGAGCTGACCCGGGCGGTGTTGGACGCCTTCCTCAACGGGCTCGGTGCCTTCGACCGGCACGTGGCCCGGACGTGCCAGGAGACCGCCCGAGCGCTGGCGCTGAACGCCTCCGAGGACATCAACCAGCGGGACGTCGCGGAGAACTACTTCAGCTGCGGCGAGGAGGTGGTGCCCGGTGAACGCGCGGCCTGGGGCATGCGCCGCGCCCCGCGTACCGCCCAGCAGATCGTGCAGGACCTCTCCTGGCTGCTGGCGCTCACCGGCCCGTCGGTGGTGGCGATCGACCAGGTCGACACGTTGATCGCCCAACTCGCGATCCAGAGCGATCCGACCGTGGTGGGCGCCGCCGCGATGAGTCCGGAGCAGACGCTGATGCTGGCCCGAATGGCGGACGGCCTGATGTCGTTGCGCCAGACCACCCGGCGGACGCTGACGGTCCTGGCCTGCATCCCCAACTCGTGGACGATCATCAGGTCCACCGCCGCCGACACCGTGGCCGACCGGTTCCGGGAGACGCCGCCGCTGCGCCGGATCGACGACGCCGACCTCGCCCGGGCGATCATCGAGAAGCGCTTCACGCTCCGCTACCGGGAGGTCGGCTTCGAACCGCCGTACCCCTCCTGGCCGGTGTCCCCGCGTGCCTTCGTCGAGGCGGGGACCTTCACGCCCCGGCAGCTCCTCATCGAGATCGACCGGCACATCCGGGCCTGCCTCGCCGACGACGAGGTCCGGGAAATGGTCAGCCTCGGCGAACCGCCCGTTGCGGAACCTCGCGCGCCCCGGCCCGCCCCGGTCACCGCCTCGCCCGGGGAGATGGACCATTACGATGCCCGGTTTGCCGAGCTGAGGGCCGCCGCCGACATCGCCGCCCCGCTGGCGCGTTCGTCCGAGGACGAGGCGATGCCGCCGCTGCTCGCCGCCGGGCTGACCGCGTGGATCCTGGAACGGGGCGATGCCGGGGAGGCGTTCAGCGTCGACCCGCCCCCGAGCACCGACCCGCCGCTGCACGCCCGGCTCCGGCTGACGCTCGACGAGCGCACCGAGGACCAGGTGCACTGGTGCTTCCGGGCGATCAGCGACGAGCACCACGGCAACGCCGCGCTGGCCCGACTCCGCAAGGCATGCGTCTCCGCCGCCCTCACCAACGGCCTGCCCAAACGCAAGCTGTTTCTGCTGCGCAACCGCGAATGGTCGACCAGCGCGGGCACCCGGAAGGCCACCATCGCCTTCACCGAGGCCGGTGGGCAGACCATCGGCATCGACGACGAGGACCTGCGTACCCTCTCGGCGCTACAGGTCATGCTCGGTGAGGCCACCATGGAGCTCCAGGGATGGCTGGCCGACCGTCGACCCACCCGGGACCTCAAGTTCCTGCAACACGCGCTCGCCGACGTGGACAACTGGACCACGGACGGCTCGGACGGTGCGCCGACCTCGCCGCCCGCCGACAGCGCCCAACCGGTCGACGGTGCCCCACCGGCGGACAGTGCTCAGCGAGCCGTCGCCGGGTCGTCGGGGGAGCCGGCTTTCACCATCGGGTACGGCTACGACGACGACAGGCCCGCGCCGCTGGCGCTCGAAGCACTCCGCAAACACACGACGATCTTCGCCGGATCGGGCTCGGGCAAGACCGTGCTCATCCGCCGCATCGTCGAGGAGTGTGCCCTCCAGGGTGTCTCCGCCATCGTCCTTGACCCCAACAACGACCTGGCCCGACTCGGTGAGGGCTGGCCCACCCCGCCGACCCAGTGGCGGCCGGGCGACGAGGCCAAGGCGCAGGACTACCTCGCCCACACCGATGTCGTCGTCTGGACGCCACGACGCACCTCGGGCCGCCCGCTGAGCTTCCAACCGCTGCCGGACTTCACCAGCGTGCGAGATGACCCGGACGAGTTCGGCGAGGCGGTGGAGGCGGCCGTCGCGTCCCTCGCGCCCCGCGCCCTGGTCACCGGCCGAGCCACCAAGGCACATCTGGGCCTGGCCGTGCTGCGCAAGGCTGTCGAACACTACGGCCGACGCGGCGGCTCCCGCCTGAAGGGCCTCATCGACACCCTGGCCGACCTGCCGGACGGCCTCATCGACCTCGACGACGCCGACAAGATCGGTCTCAGCCTCGCGCAGACGTTGACCGCCGCCATGGTCAACGATCCGCTCTTCGGTGGCGAGGGCACCCCGATGGACCCCGGTGTCCTGCTCACCCCCGCGCCCGGCAAGCGGGCCCGGATCTCCGTGATCAGCCTCGTCGGCCTGCCCTCTGACGACGTACGCCAGAGCTTCGTCAACCAACTCCAGATGGCGCTCTTCGCCTGGATCAAGCGGAACCCGGCCGGGGACCGGCCACTGTTGGGCCTGCTCATCATGGACGAGGCCCAGACGTTCGCACCGTCCGGCGGGATGACCGCCTGCACCCAGAGCACGCTGGCCCTGGTCGCCCAGGCGAGGAAGTACGGACTCGGGCTGGTCTTCGCGACCCAGGCGCCGAAGGGCCTGCACAACCGCATCCCCGGCAACGCCGCGACGCAGCTGTACGGACTGATGAACAGCCCGATCCAGATCGATGCGGCCCGCGAGATGGCCCGCGCCAAGGGCGGAGACGTACCCGACATCTCCCGGCTCACCGTCGGCGAGTTCTACCTCGCCGCCGAAGGCGCCGCACCGCGAAAGATCAGGACCCCACTCGCGCTGAGCCACCACCCGCGCAGCCCGCTGACCGTCGAGGAGGTGCTGACCCGCGCACGCGGCACCGACCGCACGGAGTTCCCCGACTTCGGCACACAGATCGACGCCCGATGCCGATAG
- a CDS encoding DUF1540 domain-containing protein, with protein sequence MKTLLQMPAVRECAAISCSFNDGGCHAPAVTVAAAGEAASCATFVESPIRGGIAEITGTVGACARTDCSHNKNLACKAPSVQVGSGVTVSDCLTYQPI encoded by the coding sequence ATGAAGACTCTTTTGCAGATGCCTGCAGTGCGCGAGTGCGCCGCAATCTCATGTAGCTTCAACGACGGTGGTTGTCACGCCCCGGCCGTGACCGTTGCGGCGGCGGGTGAGGCCGCGTCGTGCGCGACGTTCGTGGAGTCGCCGATTCGCGGCGGCATCGCAGAGATCACCGGCACCGTCGGCGCGTGCGCCCGCACGGACTGCTCGCACAACAAGAATCTGGCCTGCAAGGCCCCGTCGGTCCAGGTCGGGTCCGGTGTAACCGTCAGTGACTGCCTGACCTACCAGCCGATCTGA
- a CDS encoding ATP-binding cassette domain-containing protein produces MKCSGFGSGPDTDVVLLDEPLNNLDMRHAVAMMRQLRRAADDLGKTIVIVIHDINFAAAHADRVVALTGGRLAHTGTPAELMNPTTLQDIFDTEIEVRTDGPHPVAVYVR; encoded by the coding sequence ATGAAGTGTTCGGGCTTCGGCTCGGGTCCGGACACCGACGTCGTCCTACTCGACGAACCCCTCAACAACCTCGACATGCGGCACGCGGTGGCGATGATGCGGCAGCTCCGCCGCGCCGCCGACGACCTCGGAAAGACCATCGTCATCGTCATCCACGACATCAACTTCGCCGCCGCCCACGCCGACCGGGTGGTCGCCCTCACCGGCGGTCGACTCGCCCACACCGGTACCCCGGCCGAGCTGATGAATCCCACCACTCTCCAGGACATCTTCGACACCGAGATCGAGGTACGCACCGACGGCCCTCACCCTGTCGCGGTCTACGTCCGCTGA
- a CDS encoding Txe/YoeB family addiction module toxin has protein sequence MRLVFTATAWSQYLSHTDRKLVKRINDLIADVMRNGYEGIGKPEPLRGELSGFWSRRIDREHRLVYRITKEDVKIVACRYHYGDR, from the coding sequence GTGAGGCTGGTCTTCACCGCGACAGCCTGGAGCCAGTACCTCAGCCACACCGACCGCAAGCTGGTCAAGCGCATCAACGACCTGATCGCGGACGTGATGCGCAACGGGTACGAGGGCATCGGCAAGCCGGAGCCCCTGCGGGGCGAGCTGTCCGGCTTCTGGTCCCGCCGGATCGACCGCGAACACCGGCTGGTGTACCGGATCACCAAGGAGGACGTAAAGATCGTCGCCTGCCGCTACCACTATGGCGACCGATAG
- a CDS encoding type II toxin-antitoxin system Phd/YefM family antitoxin encodes MRTVNFTQLRQNLAAELDSVIDDAEEVVVTRSGHEPVVIVSLAEYESMKETEYLLRSPSNAAALRRSIAELEQGDTAERELTDPDARRDAA; translated from the coding sequence ATGCGGACCGTGAACTTCACCCAGCTACGCCAGAACCTGGCGGCCGAACTCGACAGCGTCATCGACGACGCCGAGGAGGTGGTGGTGACCCGGTCTGGCCACGAGCCGGTGGTGATCGTGTCGCTTGCCGAGTACGAGTCGATGAAGGAAACCGAGTACCTCCTGCGCAGCCCCAGCAACGCCGCAGCCCTCCGTCGATCGATCGCGGAGCTTGAGCAGGGCGACACGGCCGAGCGGGAGCTGACCGACCCGGACGCCCGGCGGGACGCCGCGTGA
- a CDS encoding type II toxin-antitoxin system Phd/YefM family antitoxin, whose translation MRTVPYSEVRQNLAKMLDHVVDDAEEVVVTRSGREAAVIISLREYESLKETAYLMASPANARRLNEAVEDLRNGGGEMRDLIDPDASSGEASAA comes from the coding sequence ATGCGAACCGTTCCTTATTCGGAGGTCAGGCAGAATCTGGCCAAGATGCTCGACCATGTCGTGGACGACGCCGAGGAAGTGGTGGTGACCCGCTCCGGCCGGGAGGCCGCGGTCATCATCTCGCTGCGCGAGTACGAGTCGTTGAAGGAGACGGCCTACCTGATGGCCAGCCCCGCCAACGCGCGCCGGCTGAATGAAGCCGTCGAAGATCTGCGCAACGGGGGTGGGGAGATGCGCGACCTGATTGACCCCGACGCCAGCTCAGGCGAGGCATCGGCAGCGTGA